The genome window GACGAAAGCACCCTCCGCCGCAGGCGGGACAGACCGGCGCGCAACGCAGCTGTATTTCGGCCGGGCACCTCACACGGTCGGGCTAAGAACTGCCCCCGAACCTTTCCCGGCAGGCCCCGTGCGGCCCGCCGGGGCCACCTGCGAGAGTGTCAGCTTGTATGACACCGGTCCGAATACTGGCGAGCCCGGATCCATGCTCAACCCCAGCTGTCGCCCCCTGTCCACATCACCCCAGGCCCCCGCGGATGCCTCCCAGATCTGCGCAGTCGCCGTCGTCGGCACCGTGAGCGCGCTGGATCAGCCATGAGAGCTCCGGGGCCCGGCTCCTGGAGTCGCACAGGCCGACGACGAACCGGTCGCGGTGCTGTCTGTGCCCATCCTCCATAGCGTCGAACGACACCGGCGCACCAGCAACGGAGGCGGCTACGCCCGCTTCCTTGCCCACACCACTCAGGCCCCGGACGACAGCATCGGCGACCACGACGACACGGCGAGGCGAAGGTGAGCGGCACCCACACCGCGCTCCTCGACCCCCAAGGCCTGATCGAAGCCGAACTCCCCCTGGACCGCGCCCGGTACGAAGCGCTCGTCACCGCCGTGCTCGCGTGGAAGGACCCGCACCTGGCACCCCGGGACTACGAGCAGATCGCTCTTCAGCCGACCGGACACGCCCGCGCGGTTGCCGACGACGTCCGGCGCCACGTCGCCTCCCTGCCGAGGAACGACGGCCGCGGCGCCCTCGCCGACATCGTCCTTCGCCAAACCGCCGGGCGCCCGTCCGCACCGCTGGAAGGAACCGCCTGCTGCGCCCAGAACTGTGCCCGGCTCGTGCGGACCCTCCACACGCGGCTGGACCGCCTCACAGAAGCCCTTTCCGCCCCGTTGTTGCGGGCCGGACACGTTACGGCCGCCGCCGCTACGGAAGGTGCGGCGAGCGCGTGATCTCGTTGAACTTCTCTCGCTCCTGCGCGGAGAGGCTTTCTGCTTGGTGAAAGGTAAACGCCCCATCGGCTTCCGGGCGGAGAAGGCGGTTGGCGTCGCTGAGATCAGGGGGCGACCTGGTTCTTGGCTGGGAGGCAGTCCATGCCTTTGAGGCAGAACACGGGATCGTGCTGCCCGAGCCGTTTCGGACCTTCGTCGCTGAGACCGCTGTGCCGATGTTCCCCAAGGCCGGTTTCGGTGTGTGCGCCCCGGCGACGCCGGCACCGCCCGCGTCGCCGGGTATCGCTGCCAGGGCTACGCCTCGCAGGTCAGGTCGTGTGCGGGGAGTCGTCCCGTGCGCAGGTAGGCGTTGACGCGCTCGTCGACGCAGGCGTTGCCGTACTCGCCGTACAGGCCGTGCTGGCGGGCACCCTCCACGGTGAGCAGCCGGGAGCTCGGCCACTGCTCGCGCATGGCCTCGGCGCCAGCGCAGAGGGTGCGGGGGTCGCCGGTGGCGTTGACGAGCAGGGCCGAAGCACCCGAAACCGGGTGGGGTTGGCCCCCAAAAAACTCAGCCCACAACCCCGAGAGTGAGAGGCGTACGCGGGACGCCGGCACCGCGCACGCGCTTGCTCAGCCGGTCGGCGGGGCGGCTACCACAGGGCGAAGCCGGTGCCGAGGTCGTCCGCGGGATTGAGCTCGAAGCGGTGCTCGCCGGTAAGTCTTGACGATTCCTCGTGCGAGTCGTCGTGCCGCCCCCGGCGTCTGGGGCGTCGGTACCTCGGCGTCCTCTCGTGTTCGGTACTCAGCCGCATCCGGTGGACGAGCTCGCACAGGGCGCCGGACTCGCCGGCGGAGGCCTGCTTCTCACCCCAGACACTTGCCCGCTCGTCGGTGTTCCAGATCGTCCAGGTGTACGAGGCCACAGCCCATGAACTGCGACCTCGTCACCTCAAGCACTGCTGCAGTGCTCAATTCATGACACTTTCTCGTTACGAGACTTGCACAGTGACCTTCTGTCCGGGTGCGACGGACACCTTTGCGTAGGTGCAGGTCTTTCCGTTGACGGTCTTCGTCTTGACTGCTTGGGGGACGCCGTTGACCTTGATCGTTGAGTGGCTGCCGGGGAAGCGGGCCTCCCACTTGTAGCGGGCCGAACCCGTGGCGTTGGTCAGGGTCGACTTGGTGGCACCGTCATGACGCAGGGTGAAGGTGTTACCGCCGATCTTGATGTCCTTGATCTGCAGCCAGCCCATTCCGGCAGGCATGCGGGACTGGGTGCTCAGGGCGTGCCCCGGGGCGTTGGGCTGCAAGCCCATGAGGCCCTCGACGGTCTGGCTCAGCAGGGTGTAGGAGACCTCGGGGTAGTCGCCGTTGGGGCCTTGCTTGGACACCGGGTGCTGGTCGTTCCGCTTGTCGTAGACGTACTGCATCCACTTCCAGGCCGTGTCGTTGTGCTCGTAGGCGAAGAAGGTGTCCGGCAGGTAGCTGATCGCCTCTATGTTGGACGGCTTGCCGCTGCCGCCGGCCTGCTCGTCGACATAGTCGAGGTAGGCGTCGGCGCGCGCCCCCGGATTGATGATCTGCTTCATGGGCATGAACCAGCTGTTCTCCTTGCCCCAGCCGGTGAGCGCCTTGCCGTCGGTGGTGTAGCCGCGGACCATGGCGGCCCCTGAGCCGGAGCCGCTCCAGGTGTCGTTGAAGTACGCCTTGAGGCTGTCGGCCCGCTGCTGGAACTCCTTGGACAGGGTTTTGTCGCCCTTGGCGGCGGCCAGGTCGGACATCGCCCGGTATGCCTGGTACTGGGATCCGATGGAGTCCCCGGACTCGGCCAGGTGCTCCTCTCCGACCTCGTTGTAGCTGGCGGCGCCGGCGAAGATGCCGTTGCCGGTGCCTTCGGCGACACCGTTGGGCTTGTTGGCGTCGTGG of Streptomyces sp. NBC_01363 contains these proteins:
- a CDS encoding restriction endonuclease, which produces MSGTHTALLDPQGLIEAELPLDRARYEALVTAVLAWKDPHLAPRDYEQIALQPTGHARAVADDVRRHVASLPRNDGRGALADIVLRQTAGRPSAPLEGTACCAQNCARLVRTLHTRLDRLTEALSAPLLRAGHVTAAAATEGAASA